One Lacipirellulaceae bacterium DNA window includes the following coding sequences:
- a CDS encoding DUF1338 domain-containing protein: protein MNIDQFFAALWDDYVAMTPQAARIKAAFEERGETVLNDHVAFRTLALEPIGLEKLEPHILALGYQRFEPYEFPAKKLKAFGYLPPQPDFPRIFLSELMVDQLSPAAQEVLQKCAAQVDASRVDSPDVLWAGRLWEPISFDEYETLLAESEYAAWLTTVGIRPNHFTISVNGLEKHTEVEDVLKVVESLGLAVNDSGGRVKGSPAVLLEQGSTMADQLPMPFADGGELAVPTCYYEFAKRYPDADGNLFQGFVAASADKIFESTDTKEAQK from the coding sequence ATGAATATCGACCAGTTCTTCGCGGCCCTCTGGGACGATTACGTTGCGATGACGCCCCAAGCGGCTCGGATCAAGGCTGCTTTTGAGGAACGCGGCGAGACCGTTCTCAACGACCATGTCGCCTTTCGTACTTTGGCGCTCGAGCCAATCGGCCTCGAGAAACTAGAACCACATATCCTGGCTCTCGGTTACCAGCGATTTGAGCCGTACGAGTTTCCCGCCAAGAAACTCAAAGCGTTTGGCTACTTGCCGCCACAGCCCGACTTTCCACGGATTTTTCTTTCCGAGCTAATGGTCGATCAGCTCTCGCCTGCTGCACAAGAGGTTTTGCAGAAGTGCGCGGCTCAAGTTGATGCCAGTCGCGTAGACAGCCCCGACGTGCTTTGGGCCGGGCGGCTGTGGGAGCCGATCTCCTTCGACGAATATGAAACGCTGCTCGCGGAAAGTGAGTACGCCGCATGGCTCACAACGGTCGGTATCCGTCCGAATCATTTCACCATAAGCGTGAACGGTCTTGAGAAGCATACCGAGGTGGAAGACGTCCTGAAGGTCGTCGAATCGCTCGGCCTTGCCGTGAATGATTCTGGCGGCAGAGTGAAGGGCTCGCCCGCGGTGTTGCTTGAGCAGGGCTCCACCATGGCCGACCAACTGCCGATGCCATTCGCCGATGGCGGCGAGCTTGCCGTACCGACCTGCTACTACGAGTTCGCCAAGCGTTACCCGGATGCCGACGGCAACCTGTTCCAAGGCTTCGTGGCGGCAAGTGCGGACAAAATCTTTGAATCAACCGACACGAAAGAAGCTCAGAAATAA
- a CDS encoding protein kinase, with the protein MNEIEKDQLKLEFKETIESNSGTWYSNLQFLGKGGAAVTYLMLATNGSNEGTTFALKIFRRVSKPERRDAFLKEVGFLRTCEHPCVMRVFDEGLYQDDCPFVVAEYLPRTLLDVIRSNNSSLVEKLSFSLQLLSSLNYLSELDDQVVHRDIKPKNIFVKGRSCVLGDFGLMKLVSDQSADEQAGEFMKQSVGPGMPFFHRTPDLVEYAKGESQLSVASDVFQMGLALAQLFTGRNPQKRAANNQHLSKVELEKLRFVPGMLGPQIADLIKNMLEFNPEKRISVRDALAVCSGLFITAAERSNALEGRIF; encoded by the coding sequence ATGAACGAGATCGAAAAGGACCAATTGAAGCTTGAGTTCAAAGAGACAATAGAATCCAACTCTGGAACTTGGTATAGCAATCTACAGTTCCTTGGCAAAGGCGGGGCAGCAGTAACCTACCTTATGCTTGCTACAAATGGATCTAACGAGGGAACGACATTCGCACTGAAGATTTTTCGTCGAGTATCCAAACCAGAAAGGCGCGATGCTTTCCTCAAAGAAGTTGGGTTTCTGAGAACTTGCGAGCATCCTTGCGTAATGCGAGTGTTCGACGAGGGGCTATACCAAGACGATTGTCCTTTCGTTGTAGCAGAGTACTTGCCACGAACGCTTCTGGATGTTATCCGAAGCAACAATTCCAGTTTGGTTGAAAAGCTTAGCTTCTCTCTGCAGTTGTTGTCCTCGCTAAACTATTTGTCAGAACTCGATGACCAGGTTGTCCATCGCGATATCAAGCCAAAGAATATATTTGTGAAAGGCCGCTCCTGTGTTCTAGGCGACTTCGGGCTCATGAAACTCGTAAGTGACCAAAGTGCGGACGAGCAAGCAGGTGAGTTCATGAAGCAAAGTGTAGGCCCAGGGATGCCATTCTTCCACAGAACACCCGACCTCGTTGAATATGCCAAGGGAGAATCTCAACTCTCAGTAGCTAGCGACGTTTTTCAGATGGGCTTGGCTTTGGCACAATTATTCACGGGACGAAACCCCCAGAAGAGGGCCGCCAACAATCAGCATCTTTCCAAGGTTGAACTTGAAAAACTCAGATTTGTACCTGGAATGCTTGGCCCTCAGATCGCAGACCTCATTAAAAATATGCTGGAGTTCAATCCGGAAAAACGAATATCAGTACGCGATGCTCTGGCGGTATGTAGCGGCTTATTTATTACTGCTGCGGAAAGATCAAATGCACTAGAGGGACGTATCTTCTAG